A part of Citrifermentans bremense genomic DNA contains:
- a CDS encoding caspase family protein — MSRRFLSALFSLCLAWQMAATLAFAAAPPREPMLRIETGMHTAMVKAISIDAAGHWMATASEDKTVRVWDLAAKVEGSSDPAPVRILRPHIGPGNEGKLFAVAISPDGGTIACGGWTGWDWQKKGSVYFYSRATGKVVKRLDGFPNVIKALRYSPDGRRIAVALGAGKGVYQLRVSDWKLAGADRAYGNDCYGLEFDAAGRLATASWDGFVRLYDDRMQLLAKEKAPNGELPYSIAFTADGGKLAVGCDDSRKVAVLSGSDLTPLYTAPGGADSGSLFSVAWSADGTTLYAAGSHRSGDKYLLRRWEEGGKGEFSDLPIADGNVMQLASLPGGALAYAAAGPEIGVTEPGKAPSFHRAPGIVDHRGGNLLVSADGSSIGFGYGPGAKPGAVFALGDRSLRLGGDDDGLYGALLETPELRVTGWRNGTTPLLNGLPLRMEPHEASRSLALGHDRKLFLLGTDWNLRCFDRLGKERWHRAAPAIVWQVNVSANGKVAVAALGDGTIRWYRMSDGKELLAFFPHADKKRWVLWTPSGYYDASVGGEELAGWHLNSDTAQGADFFPVSRFRLVFCRPDVINRLLAKWDDAEAGKGTGEETLLSLLPPVVSITSPQDKGVVEQGEVTVDFTVRSPSGEAVTGVKVLVNGRPVSFKWQGTGLPLNQGERRKVTFALPAGESEVAVIAENRHAASEPATISVSRTAQEPEPEVISLKPRLFILSIGIGGYPDPELALDFAAKDAKDFASLMQLQKGGLYGDVSVKLLTDAAANRQAVLDGLKWLSGEARERDTAIVFLSGHGVTDAGGAYYFLPVDGKPGKLGESAVVFSEIRKALMSLPGKAVLFVDTCHAGDVMGGKKGGSEVNAVVNDLSSAENGVVVFASSTGRQYSIEDPAWGNGAFTKALVEGISGKADYTGKGRITVASLDLWLSERVQELTGGKQTPTTAKPRTVPDFPLAVKKQAP; from the coding sequence ATGAGCCGAAGGTTCCTATCCGCGCTTTTTTCGCTCTGTCTGGCCTGGCAGATGGCGGCAACCCTGGCCTTTGCCGCGGCCCCGCCGCGCGAACCGATGCTCCGCATCGAGACCGGTATGCACACGGCGATGGTGAAGGCCATCTCGATCGACGCGGCAGGGCACTGGATGGCGACAGCATCAGAGGACAAGACGGTGCGGGTCTGGGATCTCGCCGCGAAGGTGGAGGGGAGTTCCGACCCCGCCCCGGTTCGCATCCTGCGCCCTCACATCGGCCCGGGGAACGAAGGGAAGCTATTCGCGGTCGCCATCTCCCCCGATGGCGGCACCATCGCCTGCGGCGGCTGGACCGGGTGGGATTGGCAGAAAAAGGGGAGCGTCTACTTCTATAGCCGCGCCACCGGAAAGGTGGTGAAGCGGCTGGACGGCTTCCCCAACGTGATCAAGGCGCTTAGGTACTCTCCCGACGGCAGGCGCATCGCCGTGGCGCTCGGCGCCGGCAAGGGGGTCTACCAGCTGCGCGTCTCCGACTGGAAACTGGCCGGGGCGGACCGCGCTTACGGCAACGATTGCTACGGCCTCGAATTCGACGCCGCGGGGAGGCTGGCTACGGCTTCCTGGGACGGGTTCGTGCGCCTTTATGACGACAGGATGCAGCTCTTGGCCAAGGAGAAAGCCCCCAACGGTGAGCTCCCCTACTCGATAGCCTTCACCGCCGACGGCGGGAAGCTTGCCGTCGGCTGCGACGATTCCCGAAAGGTCGCCGTCCTCTCCGGGAGTGACCTGACCCCCCTCTACACGGCTCCAGGCGGCGCCGACAGCGGCAGCCTCTTCAGCGTCGCCTGGTCCGCAGACGGCACGACGCTCTACGCCGCGGGGAGCCACAGGTCGGGTGACAAGTACCTGCTGCGCCGCTGGGAAGAGGGGGGGAAGGGAGAATTCTCCGACCTTCCCATAGCAGACGGAAACGTGATGCAGCTCGCCTCTCTCCCGGGCGGGGCCCTGGCCTATGCGGCAGCCGGGCCTGAGATCGGTGTGACCGAACCCGGTAAGGCCCCCTCGTTCCACCGCGCCCCCGGCATCGTCGACCATCGCGGCGGCAACCTCCTGGTCTCTGCCGACGGCTCCTCCATCGGATTCGGCTATGGCCCCGGCGCCAAGCCGGGCGCCGTTTTCGCCCTGGGGGACCGATCCCTCAGGCTGGGGGGGGACGACGACGGGCTTTACGGTGCGCTATTGGAAACGCCCGAGCTGCGGGTGACCGGATGGCGCAACGGGACCACGCCGCTTTTGAACGGCCTGCCGCTCCGGATGGAGCCGCACGAGGCGTCGCGCAGCCTCGCCCTCGGTCACGACCGCAAGCTCTTTTTGCTCGGCACCGACTGGAACCTGCGCTGCTTCGACCGGCTGGGGAAGGAGCGCTGGCACCGCGCGGCGCCTGCCATCGTCTGGCAGGTGAACGTGTCCGCCAACGGCAAGGTGGCCGTCGCCGCCTTAGGGGACGGGACCATCCGCTGGTACCGCATGAGCGACGGCAAGGAACTTCTCGCCTTCTTTCCGCACGCGGACAAAAAGCGCTGGGTGCTCTGGACGCCGTCGGGGTACTACGACGCTTCCGTGGGGGGGGAGGAGCTTGCGGGGTGGCACCTGAACAGCGACACCGCGCAAGGCGCCGACTTCTTCCCCGTCTCCCGCTTCCGCTTGGTCTTTTGCCGCCCCGACGTCATCAACCGGCTCTTAGCCAAGTGGGATGATGCGGAAGCCGGCAAGGGCACTGGGGAGGAAACGCTCCTGTCGCTCCTCCCGCCGGTGGTGAGCATCACCTCGCCCCAGGACAAGGGGGTGGTCGAACAGGGGGAGGTGACCGTCGACTTCACCGTGCGCTCCCCCTCCGGCGAGGCCGTGACCGGTGTGAAGGTCCTGGTGAACGGGCGCCCCGTCTCCTTCAAGTGGCAGGGGACCGGCCTGCCGCTCAACCAGGGCGAGCGCCGCAAAGTCACCTTTGCGCTCCCTGCCGGGGAAAGCGAGGTCGCCGTCATCGCCGAGAACAGGCACGCAGCCAGCGAACCGGCAACGATAAGTGTGTCGCGCACGGCGCAGGAACCCGAGCCCGAGGTGATATCGCTCAAGCCGCGGCTTTTCATCCTCTCCATCGGCATCGGGGGCTACCCCGACCCGGAACTCGCCCTCGACTTCGCTGCCAAGGACGCCAAGGACTTCGCCTCCCTCATGCAGCTCCAGAAGGGTGGGCTCTACGGCGATGTCTCGGTAAAGCTCCTGACCGATGCGGCGGCAAACCGCCAGGCCGTGCTGGACGGGCTCAAATGGCTTTCGGGCGAGGCGCGTGAGCGTGACACCGCGATCGTCTTTCTTTCCGGCCACGGCGTCACCGACGCAGGCGGCGCCTACTACTTCCTCCCCGTCGACGGCAAGCCGGGAAAGCTCGGGGAAAGTGCCGTCGTCTTCTCCGAGATCAGGAAAGCCCTGATGTCGCTTCCCGGCAAGGCGGTGCTCTTCGTAGACACCTGCCATGCGGGCGACGTCATGGGCGGCAAGAAGGGGGGGAGCGAGGTCAACGCCGTGGTCAACGACCTCTCCAGCGCCGAGAACGGCGTGGTCGTTTTCGCCTCCTCCACCGGGCGCCAGTACTCCATCGAGGACCCCGCCTGGGGCAACGGCGCCTTCACCAAGGCGCTGGTGGAGGGGATCTCCGGCAAGGCCGACTACACCGGAAAGGGGCGCATCACCGTGGCGAGCCTCGACCTGTGGCTTTCCGAAAGGGTGCAGGAGTTGACCGGCGGAAAGCAGACCCCGACCACGGCGAAGCCCAGGACCGTTCCGGATTTTCCGCTGGCGGTGAAAAAACAGGCCCCCTAG
- a CDS encoding tetratricopeptide repeat protein, translating into MKKSALLMMLFLALATACSSGEDKSKELFQTAQLEENQNNIEHAKQLYKEIVTKYPKSKLAKQAQERLDSL; encoded by the coding sequence ATGAAGAAATCCGCACTGTTGATGATGTTGTTCCTGGCGCTGGCGACTGCGTGCAGCTCCGGCGAGGACAAGAGCAAGGAGCTGTTCCAGACCGCACAGTTGGAGGAAAACCAGAACAACATCGAGCACGCCAAGCAGCTCTACAAGGAGATCGTCACCAAGTACCCCAAGAGCAAGCTCGCCAAGCAGGCCCAGGAGAGGCTCGATTCGCTCTAG